From Alcaligenes faecalis, the proteins below share one genomic window:
- a CDS encoding TRAP transporter small permease, which yields MNDDLPGMELVRSRGVVRVVETILDTACVVILILMTGITTVDVIGRYVFHAPLLGAYEASELLLGVLIFAALPRVTWHQQHLTVSLIDAWLGPVARRIQQFVINVVSTVMLAVLTVYLWSHANELADYGDMSNALQVPIAPFAYIIATMTGIATVASLFKIFSSPRR from the coding sequence ATGAACGACGATCTGCCAGGAATGGAGCTGGTGCGTTCACGTGGAGTAGTACGAGTTGTAGAGACAATTCTGGATACTGCCTGTGTGGTCATCTTGATCCTGATGACAGGGATCACTACCGTGGACGTGATAGGCCGGTATGTTTTCCACGCCCCGTTGCTGGGCGCCTATGAAGCCAGCGAACTCTTGCTGGGCGTGCTGATTTTTGCGGCCTTGCCGCGTGTCACCTGGCACCAGCAGCACCTGACCGTCAGTCTGATTGACGCCTGGCTCGGCCCAGTGGCGCGTCGTATCCAGCAATTTGTGATCAATGTGGTCTCTACCGTCATGCTGGCCGTGCTGACTGTGTATCTGTGGAGTCACGCCAACGAGCTGGCCGACTACGGCGATATGAGCAATGCCTTGCAAGTGCCGATTGCCCCTTTTGCCTACATCATCGCCACCATGACAGGCATTGCCACCGTGGCTTCCCTGTTCAAGATTTTTAGCTCTCCCCGCCGATAA
- a CDS encoding TRAP transporter large permease: MLISIIGLAVLLGSLFLGLPIAWGMLLVGTLGFAFFTGMEAALTMAAQTSYDTAMSYSFTVLPLFILMGNLVNASGLSKDLYKAAHAFIGHLRGGLAMATIVACGAFSALCGSSMATTAAMGRVAMPNMRKYNYDDRLATGSIAAGGTLGILIPPSVMMVVYGILTETDIGKLFAAGFLPGMIAMLMYLITVMIITAINPNLGRPGEKASWRERFEATKGVMAITVLFIVIMGGIYGGVFTPTEAAGIGAAATFLLTLKRRGWQPRMYLTVLIEAAQTTAIMFALVIGALVFTNFLTVAGLPNQLLGFIQGIDVSPIVVILIICAIYLVLGCFLETMSMVMLTVPIFYPIVASLGFDLVWFGIIVVVAAEISLITPPLGLNIFMIKNVMPDVPLGTIIRGVTPFVMMDILRLLLLVFVPWIVLVVPNSM; the protein is encoded by the coding sequence ATGTTGATTTCTATTATCGGACTGGCTGTCCTTCTGGGTAGCTTATTTCTGGGTTTGCCCATTGCCTGGGGCATGTTGCTGGTTGGGACGCTGGGTTTTGCCTTCTTTACGGGCATGGAAGCGGCCTTGACCATGGCGGCACAGACCAGCTACGACACAGCCATGAGCTACAGCTTTACCGTGCTGCCGCTGTTCATTTTGATGGGTAATCTGGTCAATGCCTCGGGCTTGTCCAAGGACCTGTACAAAGCTGCCCACGCCTTTATTGGTCACCTGCGTGGTGGTCTGGCGATGGCCACGATTGTTGCCTGTGGTGCCTTTAGTGCACTCTGTGGCTCCAGTATGGCCACCACAGCGGCCATGGGTCGTGTGGCCATGCCCAATATGCGCAAGTACAACTATGACGATCGTCTGGCTACCGGCAGTATTGCGGCAGGCGGCACCCTGGGCATTCTGATTCCGCCCAGCGTGATGATGGTGGTCTACGGGATCTTGACCGAAACCGACATTGGCAAGCTGTTTGCCGCCGGCTTCCTGCCCGGCATGATTGCCATGCTGATGTACCTGATCACGGTGATGATCATTACCGCGATCAACCCGAATCTGGGCCGTCCTGGCGAGAAAGCCAGCTGGCGCGAGCGCTTTGAGGCCACCAAAGGCGTGATGGCCATTACCGTGCTGTTTATCGTCATCATGGGCGGTATTTACGGTGGTGTGTTCACCCCGACAGAAGCGGCCGGTATTGGTGCGGCAGCGACTTTCCTGCTGACCTTGAAGCGTCGTGGCTGGCAGCCTCGCATGTACCTGACGGTGCTGATTGAAGCTGCTCAAACCACGGCCATCATGTTTGCGCTGGTGATTGGTGCACTGGTCTTTACCAACTTCCTGACCGTGGCTGGTTTGCCCAATCAGTTGCTGGGCTTCATCCAGGGTATTGATGTCTCGCCCATTGTGGTGATTCTGATTATCTGCGCCATTTACCTGGTTCTGGGTTGCTTCCTGGAAACCATGTCCATGGTCATGCTGACTGTGCCTATCTTCTACCCGATTGTGGCCTCCCTGGGCTTTGATCTGGTGTGGTTCGGCATCATCGTGGTGGTGGCCGCTGAAATCAGCCTGATCACCCCGCCGCTGGGTCTGAACATTTTCATGATCAAAAACGTGATGCCCGATGTGCCTTTGGGCACCATTATTCGGGGTGTGACTCCCTTTGTAATGATGGACATCCTGCGTTTGCTCTTGCTGGTGTTTGTTCCCTGGATTGTTCTGGTCGTTCCGAACAGTATGTAA
- a CDS encoding TRAP transporter substrate-binding protein, with product MRVFKKLALSLGLAAAALAPTMPSVAAEVTTLRFSQWMPPGHFIVTNMFEPWAQEVEKATEGRVKVEFINALGKPQAHLDLVRNGIADMGMSVHSYTANRFPLIEFAELPFTTDDGGVNSVAYWRTYEKFMMGANEHRGVKLLGMWTSPATVIFTSQDNVQSIDDLKGKKLRSPSPLFDAIGKALGIVTVNAPASDSYEMLSRGVIDGMYFQYDQLDNWKLDKLVKTAVSVEGGFGKSSQYMFMNERKWKSLSEADRAAIEKISGEWIANDFGSKWQVAEQQAIEKHTAAGLKTLRIEGAAADQLKERLAFVEEDWIKAADKKGIDGKAALAYFREQIKELSAAK from the coding sequence ATGCGTGTTTTCAAAAAATTGGCCTTGAGCCTGGGTCTGGCTGCTGCAGCCCTGGCACCGACCATGCCTTCGGTTGCGGCTGAAGTCACCACCCTGCGTTTTTCCCAATGGATGCCGCCAGGCCACTTTATTGTGACCAATATGTTTGAACCCTGGGCTCAGGAAGTGGAAAAAGCTACCGAAGGCCGCGTGAAGGTGGAGTTCATCAACGCGCTGGGCAAGCCGCAGGCTCACCTGGATCTGGTGCGTAACGGTATTGCTGATATGGGTATGTCGGTACACAGCTACACGGCTAACCGCTTCCCGCTGATCGAATTTGCTGAACTGCCTTTCACCACGGATGATGGCGGCGTGAACTCGGTTGCCTACTGGCGCACTTACGAAAAATTCATGATGGGCGCCAACGAGCACAGGGGCGTGAAACTGCTGGGTATGTGGACCAGCCCTGCCACTGTGATCTTTACCAGCCAGGACAATGTGCAAAGCATTGACGATCTGAAAGGCAAGAAGCTGCGCTCGCCTAGCCCCTTGTTTGATGCCATCGGTAAAGCGTTGGGTATCGTGACGGTGAACGCGCCTGCATCAGACAGCTACGAAATGCTGTCGCGTGGCGTGATTGACGGTATGTACTTCCAGTACGACCAATTGGATAACTGGAAACTGGACAAGCTGGTCAAGACCGCGGTGTCCGTGGAAGGTGGCTTTGGCAAATCCAGCCAGTACATGTTCATGAACGAGCGCAAGTGGAAGAGTCTGTCTGAAGCCGACCGCGCTGCTATCGAAAAAATCAGCGGCGAATGGATTGCCAATGACTTCGGTTCCAAGTGGCAAGTGGCTGAGCAACAGGCCATTGAAAAGCACACTGCAGCTGGCTTGAAGACCCTGCGCATTGAAGGTGCAGCGGCTGATCAGCTGAAAGAGCGTCTGGCCTTTGTTGAAGAAGACTGGATCAAGGCCGCTGACAAGAAGGGCATCGACGGTAAAGCTGCGCTGGCCTACTTCCGCGAGCAGATCAAAGAGCTGAGCGCTGCCAAGTAA
- a CDS encoding DUF6056 family protein — MSSTLSFAESRFSQPLLGRRSGAWAFILFAVLAVMATWTIYWLTPMISDDFNYANKGIAWASIKAHYLNWSGRLVSDTISSAMLNLAPGWLKATLNTTALFGLIWILATLGARLAGQALRPSLLLLVFTLYWLVNPDLGQTTFWLVGAANYLWPNLFNFGFVLAFVWYLQKGRPSVGTGLALCILAVLAGCSNENTGIISWCLLAYLGLRHVQRTGSLSKWHLLWLLCMGLGVAILVLAPGNQVRAEAFARWYDQPLLWRIWEHFSRRFPDAILRYWGVILVMLIWRFTAGPASSESTRRAIRLLIGASLLANAILVLAPNIPKRALNGGLMYLLVALSIYGHDLLAQGQRAIPMQRSLLMTLGTCGTLWLVSSGLMLRSYHGTWEQDQVRRAILSDAHKHQRHHVRLPKYFFLPTLRSRDRFDMHFNPKAMARYYGSKAVITEYAVHQYYDLETGAPPPAP, encoded by the coding sequence ATGAGCTCAACCCTCTCTTTTGCTGAATCTCGATTCAGCCAGCCCTTGCTCGGCCGCCGTTCTGGCGCCTGGGCTTTTATTCTTTTTGCAGTGCTGGCTGTGATGGCCACGTGGACCATTTACTGGCTCACCCCCATGATTTCGGACGACTTCAACTACGCCAACAAGGGGATTGCCTGGGCATCCATTAAGGCCCACTACCTGAACTGGAGTGGTCGGCTCGTATCAGACACGATTTCCAGCGCCATGCTCAACCTGGCCCCCGGCTGGCTGAAAGCCACGCTGAATACAACGGCCCTGTTTGGCCTGATTTGGATATTAGCCACCTTAGGAGCGCGTCTGGCGGGACAGGCTTTGCGCCCATCTTTACTCCTGCTGGTATTCACGCTGTACTGGCTGGTTAATCCCGATCTGGGACAAACCACATTCTGGCTGGTGGGTGCGGCAAATTATCTGTGGCCTAACCTGTTCAACTTCGGTTTTGTACTGGCCTTTGTCTGGTATTTGCAAAAAGGCAGACCCTCCGTCGGCACGGGCCTGGCGCTCTGCATTCTGGCCGTGCTGGCCGGTTGCTCCAATGAGAACACCGGCATTATCAGCTGGTGTTTGCTGGCGTATCTGGGTCTACGGCACGTTCAGCGCACGGGTTCGCTGAGCAAATGGCATCTGCTTTGGTTGCTGTGCATGGGGCTGGGGGTAGCCATATTGGTCTTGGCACCGGGCAATCAGGTACGCGCAGAGGCCTTTGCTCGTTGGTACGACCAGCCTTTGTTGTGGCGCATTTGGGAGCATTTCAGTCGCCGTTTCCCGGACGCGATATTGCGTTATTGGGGCGTAATCCTGGTGATGCTGATTTGGCGTTTTACCGCAGGGCCTGCCTCCTCCGAGTCAACACGCCGGGCGATAAGGCTGCTCATTGGAGCCTCGCTCCTGGCCAATGCCATTCTGGTTCTGGCACCCAATATTCCCAAGCGAGCCTTGAATGGCGGCTTGATGTATCTGCTGGTGGCCCTGTCTATTTATGGACATGATTTATTGGCGCAAGGGCAGCGCGCCATACCCATGCAACGCAGCCTATTGATGACCCTGGGTACTTGCGGCACGCTATGGCTGGTGTCCAGCGGACTGATGTTGCGCAGTTATCACGGCACCTGGGAGCAGGATCAGGTGCGGCGCGCGATCTTGTCCGATGCCCACAAGCATCAGCGTCATCACGTAAGGCTACCCAAGTATTTCTTTCTACCCACTTTGCGCTCGCGAGATCGCTTCGATATGCACTTCAACCCCAAGGCCATGGCCCGATACTATGGGAGCAAAGCGGTGATCACCGAATATGCCGTCCATCAGTACTATGACCTGGAGACAGGGGCGCCCCCACCCGCCCCCTGA
- a CDS encoding SphA family protein: MNKKIAAVVLGAGALGAGPACAIEGNGLPIYPDGLENFMSGALPPPGVHLLMYGGAMRYDSVRDKNGDKLPIPDFKVDVAMVAPRLVWVTDQQVFGGQLAFHALAPLLTVKAQAAGQSQRRSGLGDVVFGPALGFHPSEKMHYVLGVDFVAPTGRYKVTDSANLGRNYWAIQPAAAFSYVQPSGINLDLKMMVDFNFRNSDTETRTGKAIHADYAVGWGFGNGLVLGVGGYAYQQIESDRGPAAGDSKARSFAIGPSLRYANDKGLLITAKYQQDLGVRGRPEGKQFFVKVAVPF, encoded by the coding sequence ATCAATAAAAAAATAGCAGCCGTTGTACTGGGAGCAGGCGCATTGGGCGCCGGTCCGGCCTGTGCCATTGAAGGTAATGGCCTGCCTATTTATCCCGACGGTTTGGAAAATTTCATGAGTGGCGCCCTGCCACCACCCGGTGTGCATTTGCTGATGTACGGCGGTGCCATGCGCTATGACTCGGTGCGTGACAAGAACGGCGACAAGTTGCCTATTCCTGACTTCAAGGTCGATGTGGCCATGGTGGCTCCGCGTCTGGTCTGGGTGACGGATCAGCAGGTGTTTGGCGGCCAATTGGCGTTCCACGCTCTGGCCCCGCTGCTGACCGTCAAGGCACAAGCCGCCGGTCAGTCGCAGCGCCGCAGTGGTCTGGGCGATGTGGTGTTCGGTCCCGCCCTGGGCTTTCACCCCAGCGAAAAAATGCACTACGTGCTGGGTGTGGACTTTGTGGCCCCTACCGGCCGCTACAAGGTGACCGACAGTGCCAATCTGGGCCGTAACTACTGGGCCATCCAGCCTGCTGCAGCATTTAGCTACGTGCAGCCCAGCGGCATCAACCTGGATTTGAAGATGATGGTGGACTTCAACTTCCGCAACAGTGATACCGAAACCCGCACGGGTAAGGCCATTCACGCCGACTACGCCGTGGGTTGGGGCTTTGGTAATGGCCTGGTGCTGGGGGTGGGTGGTTACGCCTATCAACAGATTGAAAGCGACCGTGGCCCGGCAGCCGGTGACAGCAAGGCACGTTCCTTCGCGATTGGCCCGAGCCTGCGTTACGCCAACGATAAAGGTCTGCTGATTACGGCCAAGTACCAGCAGGATCTGGGCGTGCGTGGCCGTCCTGAAGGAAAACAATTTTTTGTAAAAGTAGCGGTTCCGTTCTAA
- a CDS encoding SDR family oxidoreductase has translation MKGLKDKVVIVTGGATRVGAGVVEVLMGYGARVAVFDIDAAGGQKAVGNDAAKAKFWEVDITSDQSLNAAIEQVKAHFGRVDGLVNLACSYLDEGMASSREDWLKALDINLVSAVQAAKAVRPLLPRGGSIVNFTSISSSIAQTGRWLYPVSKAALLQLTRSMALDFAPDGIRVNSVSPGWIWSRVMDELTGGDRAKTDRVASAFHMLGRVGDPQEVGEVVSFLLSDSASFVTGADYAVDGGYSAMGPEQGVPAIPKLAE, from the coding sequence ATGAAAGGACTGAAAGACAAGGTAGTCATCGTTACCGGCGGCGCAACGCGCGTTGGCGCAGGCGTGGTCGAGGTGCTGATGGGCTATGGCGCACGTGTGGCCGTGTTTGATATTGATGCCGCAGGTGGTCAGAAAGCCGTAGGCAATGATGCCGCCAAAGCCAAATTCTGGGAAGTGGACATCACCAGCGATCAAAGCCTGAATGCGGCCATCGAGCAGGTCAAGGCGCACTTTGGCCGTGTGGATGGCCTGGTCAATCTGGCCTGTTCCTATCTGGATGAGGGTATGGCCTCCAGCCGTGAAGACTGGCTCAAGGCCTTGGACATCAACCTGGTCAGCGCTGTGCAAGCAGCCAAGGCCGTGCGTCCCTTGTTGCCGCGTGGCGGCTCCATCGTCAACTTCACGTCCATTTCATCGTCGATCGCACAAACCGGGCGCTGGTTGTACCCGGTCTCCAAGGCCGCCTTGTTGCAACTGACGCGCAGCATGGCGCTGGACTTTGCTCCAGACGGTATCCGCGTGAACTCGGTCTCGCCCGGCTGGATCTGGTCGCGGGTGATGGACGAGCTGACAGGTGGTGATCGTGCCAAAACCGATCGCGTGGCCTCGGCATTTCACATGCTGGGCCGCGTGGGCGATCCCCAGGAAGTGGGCGAAGTCGTCTCCTTCCTGCTCTCGGATTCCGCCAGTTTCGTGACCGGTGCCGATTACGCCGTGGATGGCGGCTACTCGGCCATGGGTCCCGAGCAAGGTGTACCGGCCATTCCCAAATTGGCTGAATAA
- a CDS encoding styrene monooxygenase/indole monooxygenase family protein — protein sequence MRKVAIVGAGQAGMPVAFGLLAQGYDVAVFTNRSPDDVRGGRVMSSQCMFAEALDVERRLGLNFWDDECPPVQGIGFALPNPDQPDTKAVDWSGRLDREAQATDQRVKMPYWLELFEQRGGKLIMEDVGVAELERITQEYDLTMLAAGKGEVVKLFERDDQRSMYDKPQRALALTYVHGLEPTPEYSRVSFNFIPGVGEYFVFPSLTLSGPCDIMVFEGVPGGPLDRFRDAKTPEAHLEQSVSFLREFLPWEADRARNVELTDAQGYLSGAFPPTVRKPVLTLPSGRMVLGLGDAVVVNDPITGQGSNNAAKAAQVYLDSILQRGEGAFDRNWMQETFERYWDYANLVVRWTNSMLKPPTDSSFALLTSAQQSPALAHFLANSFNHPPVLFPAWEDLSAAQALIEKTRSQSVAA from the coding sequence ATGCGTAAAGTTGCTATTGTGGGCGCTGGCCAAGCTGGCATGCCCGTTGCATTCGGCCTCTTGGCCCAAGGCTACGACGTAGCCGTTTTCACCAACCGCAGCCCTGACGATGTTCGTGGTGGCCGTGTCATGTCCAGCCAGTGCATGTTTGCCGAGGCGCTGGATGTAGAGCGTCGCCTGGGTCTGAACTTCTGGGACGACGAATGCCCACCCGTACAAGGTATCGGCTTTGCCCTGCCCAACCCCGATCAGCCTGACACCAAGGCCGTGGACTGGAGTGGCCGTCTGGACCGCGAAGCCCAAGCCACCGACCAGCGCGTAAAAATGCCTTACTGGCTGGAACTGTTCGAGCAGCGCGGCGGGAAATTGATCATGGAAGATGTGGGCGTGGCTGAACTGGAGCGCATCACCCAGGAATACGATCTGACCATGCTGGCTGCCGGTAAAGGCGAAGTGGTCAAACTGTTTGAGCGTGATGATCAGCGTTCCATGTACGACAAGCCACAGCGCGCTCTGGCCCTGACCTACGTGCACGGTCTGGAACCTACACCTGAATACTCGCGCGTGTCCTTCAACTTCATCCCCGGTGTGGGCGAATACTTTGTGTTCCCATCGCTGACCCTGTCCGGTCCTTGCGACATCATGGTGTTTGAAGGCGTGCCCGGTGGCCCATTGGATCGCTTCCGCGATGCCAAGACGCCTGAAGCGCACCTGGAACAAAGCGTGTCCTTCCTGCGCGAATTCCTGCCTTGGGAAGCCGACCGTGCCCGCAATGTGGAACTGACTGACGCCCAGGGTTATCTGTCCGGCGCTTTCCCTCCCACGGTGCGCAAACCGGTACTGACACTGCCTTCGGGCCGCATGGTGCTGGGTCTGGGCGATGCCGTGGTCGTGAACGACCCCATTACCGGCCAGGGTTCCAACAATGCCGCCAAAGCCGCCCAAGTGTATCTGGACAGCATCTTGCAGCGTGGCGAAGGCGCGTTTGACCGTAACTGGATGCAGGAAACGTTCGAGCGTTACTGGGATTACGCCAATCTGGTGGTGCGCTGGACCAACTCCATGTTGAAGCCGCCAACCGATTCTTCTTTTGCCTTGTTGACCTCGGCTCAGCAATCGCCTGCTCTGGCGCATTTCCTGGCCAACAGCTTTAACCACCCGCCGGTTCTGTTCCCGGCCTGGGAAGATCTGAGTGCCGCCCAGGCATTGATCGAGAAGACTCGCAGCCAATCTGTGGCTGCCTGA
- a CDS encoding flavin reductase family protein: protein MTPTATLQDSSSQTAAQRQAVSAQALAAADAKPTPSNLNVVDSRAFRQALGHFPTGVAIVTTRCPDGRAVGLTINSFTSLSLEPPLVMWSLVNHSPSLEIFEKCSHFAINVISQEQVPVALGFANSQVKDKFSLVSHVDGEEGVPLLDDCVATFVCENYRQHEGGDHTLFIGRVVRHTTLTEHEPAVFHRGRFANLTTPSGDR, encoded by the coding sequence ATGACCCCCACCGCAACGCTGCAAGACTCCTCGTCCCAAACCGCTGCCCAGCGGCAGGCCGTGTCTGCCCAAGCGTTGGCAGCCGCTGACGCCAAACCCACACCGTCCAATCTGAATGTGGTCGATAGCCGTGCGTTTCGCCAGGCACTGGGCCATTTTCCAACGGGTGTGGCCATTGTCACGACTCGTTGTCCCGATGGCCGGGCGGTGGGTCTGACCATCAACTCCTTTACCTCCCTGTCGCTGGAGCCGCCTCTGGTGATGTGGAGCCTGGTGAATCATTCGCCCAGCCTGGAGATCTTTGAAAAATGCAGCCACTTTGCCATCAATGTGATTAGCCAGGAGCAAGTGCCCGTGGCCCTGGGGTTTGCCAATTCCCAGGTCAAGGACAAGTTCTCGCTGGTCTCGCATGTGGATGGTGAAGAAGGCGTGCCACTGCTGGACGATTGCGTGGCGACCTTTGTGTGCGAAAACTACCGTCAGCACGAAGGCGGCGACCACACCTTGTTTATTGGCCGTGTGGTGCGTCACACCACCCTGACCGAACACGAACCTGCGGTGTTTCACCGTGGCCGTTTCGCCAACCTGACCACGCCTAGCGGAGACCGTTGA